A DNA window from Turicibacter sp. TJ11 contains the following coding sequences:
- the pstC gene encoding phosphate ABC transporter permease subunit PstC — protein sequence MKKDMTLNRKRVFLEKFFHGLFLMAALFAVLSVSLIIIFIFGKGLSPFIPSNQFGTYPLLDFLTGLKWTPQSGEYGIGYMIISSILATLGAILIGVPIAILTSVFIAEVAPKPLANLVRPAIELLAAIPSVLYGVFGFAVITPLVKQISPYPSGDSLLAVIIVLTIMILPTIVAVVETAIRAVPKSYKEGSLALGASKMQTIFKVVLPAAKSGILTGVILGIGRAIGETMAVILVAGNPESGLPKTIFDHVRLLTTNIALEQGYAAELHEQMLFSTAVVLFIFIMIINLVLSRIQKKAGDR from the coding sequence ATGAAAAAAGACATGACGCTCAATCGTAAACGCGTGTTTTTAGAGAAATTTTTTCATGGGTTATTTCTAATGGCGGCACTTTTTGCTGTTCTTAGTGTCTCATTAATTATTATTTTTATTTTTGGAAAAGGATTATCACCCTTTATTCCAAGTAATCAATTCGGAACGTATCCTTTATTAGATTTTCTGACCGGATTAAAGTGGACCCCTCAAAGCGGAGAGTACGGAATTGGGTATATGATTATTAGCTCGATTTTAGCGACACTTGGAGCTATTTTAATTGGAGTTCCAATTGCGATTTTAACTTCTGTATTTATTGCAGAAGTGGCCCCTAAACCATTAGCCAATCTTGTTCGTCCAGCTATTGAATTATTAGCAGCGATTCCATCCGTTTTATACGGAGTTTTTGGTTTTGCTGTTATTACACCGTTAGTTAAGCAAATTTCACCTTATCCGTCGGGAGATTCATTGTTAGCCGTCATCATCGTCTTAACCATTATGATTTTACCGACGATTGTAGCGGTTGTTGAAACAGCTATTCGTGCTGTTCCCAAAAGCTATAAAGAGGGGTCATTAGCTTTAGGAGCATCAAAAATGCAAACGATCTTTAAAGTTGTTTTACCAGCAGCGAAATCAGGGATTTTAACTGGAGTGATTTTAGGGATTGGACGTGCGATTGGAGAAACAATGGCAGTTATTTTAGTAGCGGGGAATCCAGAGTCAGGACTTCCGAAAACGATTTTTGATCACGTCCGTTTATTAACAACAAATATTGCTTTAGAACAAGGATATGCAGCTGAACTTCATGAACAAATGTTATTTTCAACAGCTGTTGTTCTATTCATCTTTATTATGATCATTAATTTAGTCTTATCACGTATTCAAAAAAAGGCAGGTGATCGTTAA
- a CDS encoding substrate-binding domain-containing protein — MKKLLSLAAVAAVTFSMTACGSSNQNSEQTNQTEVVQGAIDVVSREASSGTRSAFEEIIGFNGEDQEPLTANATIKDGNGVVATYVAGNDASIGYVSFVTLEENHDKIKGLTVEGVEPTAQNVLDGTYAVSRPFEMVYMEENITDVERAFIEFTSSLDGLEILESKGTIVDTENAEVFDVTKYENLSGNIIMGGSTSTEEAVKELAKEFTALFPNVTYTYDATGSGTGVKNAIDGTYTLGFASREIKESELESGLEVTTLCKDGIAVVVNPSNEVSDITKDQIKNIYTGNINEWSELDQ; from the coding sequence ATGAAAAAATTATTAAGTTTAGCTGCAGTAGCAGCAGTGACATTTTCAATGACAGCTTGTGGATCAAGCAATCAAAATTCAGAGCAAACCAATCAAACGGAGGTCGTTCAAGGGGCGATTGACGTCGTTAGTCGCGAGGCGAGTTCCGGAACACGTTCAGCATTTGAAGAAATCATCGGATTTAATGGAGAAGACCAAGAACCATTAACAGCTAATGCGACGATCAAAGATGGAAATGGCGTGGTAGCCACTTACGTAGCGGGAAATGATGCTTCAATTGGATACGTTTCGTTTGTAACCTTAGAAGAAAATCATGATAAAATTAAAGGATTAACGGTTGAAGGGGTAGAACCAACGGCTCAAAATGTTTTAGATGGAACATACGCTGTCTCACGTCCATTTGAAATGGTGTATATGGAAGAAAATATAACAGATGTTGAACGAGCATTTATTGAGTTTACTTCATCATTAGATGGATTAGAAATCTTAGAATCAAAAGGAACGATCGTTGATACAGAAAATGCTGAAGTTTTTGATGTGACAAAATATGAAAACTTATCTGGAAATATTATTATGGGAGGTTCAACTTCAACAGAAGAGGCTGTTAAAGAATTAGCAAAAGAATTTACAGCTTTATTCCCGAATGTTACTTATACATATGATGCAACGGGTTCAGGAACAGGAGTAAAAAATGCCATTGATGGAACTTATACACTAGGATTTGCTTCTCGTGAAATTAAAGAGTCTGAATTAGAGTCAGGACTAGAAGTAACAACATTATGTAAAGATGGAATTGCAGTCGTAGTCAATCCATCAAATGAGGTTTCAGATATTACTAAAGATCAAATTAAAAATATTTATACTGGAAATATTAATGAGTGGTCAGAATTAGATCAATAA